The proteins below are encoded in one region of candidate division WOR-3 bacterium:
- a CDS encoding DUF2723 domain-containing protein — MFISLTAGLFYLFTVAPTLSFWDCGEFITSAYTLAIPHPPGTPFYVVLGRVWIMLMALFSRILPISREVGWHMNLLAIFFSLGSIYLVYRIILKIYSVSKSGLNKIQIWSAFVACLGMPFYFSIWWNAVETEVYAPASFFFLLINYLVILWYESIKKNQPENRYLLLAFYLIFLATGIHLVPFLLVIPTYIFVYTVNRKFLKDRLFLLLGIFQVVLFAYLFLLPDNLLIPAAVILILSLGVGIVLSSIPHTTRENWVFFWGGIFLIIAGVSTELYLPMRSKVLTECYRNEKITERYLNGENIAPRINMNEPGRSPSAFFGVLHRSQYGMQKILPRQTQVRGANLFEGIYHQIALYFRYLSWQIAPEYLNGVLRLLLLGIFYLLIINGIITLFQKERKLFIFLALIIFFVSIGIVGYLNLKFSPSDPNPHHQPREVRERDYFFHTSFLYMGLLVALGIAAFLERIKNYKIQNVLITLFLLYTLLPAFFNYSLNSRYKNFIPRDYGYNLLMSCAPDAVLFTNGDNDTFPLWFVQEVLGIRRDVIVANLSLLNTDWYIRQLKSWGVPISFDERTIEAICDQGYFISEDKKVMYVKDIMIRNILATNGGRNLHPQDYLIKNQDFAQKFLKNYQGKRPIYFSSTVDYNDYAGFEPYLKIEGIVYRVTGDSIPFPQHIDLEKTCELFYRVYRYTGFFAPQSYPVLAQILYDFEKRKNEGEFFGYEVIKDENTLNLYYNYGIALIYLGFLFRNQGDFEATLRAWRLSLLLGSLGKESWKLYYNLGMLFNQLRLPDSADAYFQRIDKKDAQLFAQIGESFRMNQDYPRAIKYFHEARRINPRNPSAYSGLIDTYLDLNDTASVLKTLEEYLLFNPNDTNALMLLKVLKHHD, encoded by the coding sequence TTGTTTATCTCCCTCACCGCTGGGCTCTTTTATCTATTTACTGTTGCTCCCACTTTATCCTTCTGGGATTGTGGAGAATTTATAACCTCTGCTTATACCCTTGCCATACCCCATCCGCCGGGAACCCCGTTTTATGTAGTTCTGGGCAGGGTATGGATAATGTTAATGGCACTTTTCTCCAGGATTCTACCTATCTCCAGAGAAGTGGGCTGGCATATGAATCTGCTGGCAATTTTCTTTTCCCTGGGATCGATTTATCTTGTCTATCGGATAATATTAAAGATATATAGTGTAAGCAAATCAGGGTTGAATAAAATCCAAATCTGGTCGGCATTTGTCGCCTGTTTAGGAATGCCATTTTATTTCTCAATATGGTGGAACGCGGTGGAGACCGAAGTCTATGCCCCGGCAAGTTTTTTCTTTTTATTGATAAATTATCTCGTCATCCTATGGTATGAGAGTATCAAAAAGAATCAACCAGAAAATCGTTATCTCCTTTTGGCCTTTTATCTTATCTTTCTGGCTACCGGCATTCATCTTGTGCCATTTTTGCTGGTAATTCCTACCTATATTTTTGTATATACAGTCAATCGGAAGTTTCTGAAGGACCGACTTTTCCTGCTACTGGGTATATTTCAGGTGGTATTATTTGCTTATCTGTTTTTACTGCCGGATAATCTTTTAATTCCAGCTGCAGTGATACTGATTTTGAGCCTTGGAGTCGGGATTGTGCTTTCATCAATTCCTCATACAACAAGAGAGAATTGGGTATTCTTCTGGGGTGGTATATTTCTCATCATTGCTGGAGTGAGCACGGAATTATATCTTCCGATGAGGTCCAAAGTGCTAACAGAATGCTATCGGAATGAAAAAATTACAGAGAGGTATCTCAACGGTGAAAATATTGCACCACGCATAAACATGAACGAACCCGGAAGAAGCCCCTCGGCTTTTTTTGGTGTTCTCCACCGTTCTCAGTATGGTATGCAGAAGATATTGCCCCGTCAGACCCAGGTTCGGGGGGCAAATCTATTTGAGGGTATTTACCATCAAATTGCCTTATACTTCCGTTATCTCTCATGGCAGATTGCACCAGAGTATTTAAATGGTGTCCTTAGATTGTTGCTCCTGGGTATCTTCTATCTTTTAATAATAAATGGCATAATAACACTGTTCCAAAAAGAACGAAAACTATTCATCTTCCTCGCCTTGATAATTTTCTTTGTTTCGATTGGCATCGTGGGTTATCTGAATCTAAAATTCTCGCCTTCAGACCCCAATCCCCATCATCAACCCCGAGAAGTCCGGGAGCGTGACTATTTCTTTCATACCAGTTTTCTCTATATGGGATTGCTCGTTGCTTTGGGTATTGCCGCTTTTTTGGAGCGGATAAAAAATTATAAAATCCAAAATGTTCTCATAACTCTTTTCTTACTCTATACCCTTTTGCCCGCCTTTTTCAATTATTCATTAAATAGCCGATATAAAAATTTTATTCCGCGCGATTATGGTTATAATCTACTGATGTCCTGTGCACCAGATGCGGTGCTTTTTACCAACGGTGATAATGATACATTCCCATTGTGGTTTGTGCAAGAAGTTCTGGGCATAAGACGCGATGTCATTGTCGCGAATCTTTCACTTCTCAACACCGACTGGTATATTCGGCAGTTGAAATCATGGGGAGTGCCGATAAGTTTTGATGAGCGGACCATCGAGGCAATCTGTGACCAGGGTTATTTTATTTCCGAGGATAAAAAAGTTATGTATGTGAAAGATATAATGATTCGTAATATCCTGGCGACAAATGGAGGAAGGAATTTACATCCCCAGGATTATTTAATAAAAAATCAAGATTTTGCCCAGAAATTTTTAAAAAACTACCAAGGTAAACGTCCGATTTACTTCTCCTCGACGGTTGATTATAATGACTATGCTGGTTTTGAACCTTATTTAAAGATTGAAGGAATTGTCTATAGGGTAACCGGTGATAGCATTCCCTTCCCTCAGCATATTGATCTCGAAAAGACCTGTGAATTATTTTATCGTGTCTATCGCTACACCGGGTTTTTTGCACCTCAAAGTTATCCAGTCCTGGCACAAATTCTTTACGATTTTGAGAAAAGAAAAAACGAAGGTGAGTTTTTTGGCTATGAAGTAATAAAGGATGAAAATACTTTAAATCTATACTACAACTACGGAATTGCCCTTATTTACTTAGGATTCCTCTTCCGGAATCAGGGCGATTTTGAAGCGACACTCAGGGCCTGGCGGCTGAGTCTGTTACTGGGATCGTTGGGCAAAGAAAGTTGGAAGCTTTACTACAACCTGGGTATGCTTTTCAATCAGTTGCGATTACCAGATTCGGCAGATGCCTATTTCCAGCGCATTGATAAAAAAGATGCACAACTATTTGCTCAGATTGGTGAATCCTTCCGGATGAACCAGGATTATCCACGGGCAATAAAATATTTCCATGAAGCCCGGCGGATTAATCCCCGCAATCCTTCGGCTTACAGCGGACTGATAGATACCTACCTGGATCTCAATGATACTGCTTCGGTATTAAAAACTCTTGAAGAATATCTCCTTTTCAACCCCAATGATACAAATGCTTTAATGCTTTTGAAGGTTTTAAAACATCATGATTAG
- a CDS encoding HIT domain-containing protein translates to MERLWAPWRMEYIKNPGKECFLCRALNNKDPEQVLILERWEFGFIIMNRYPYNNGHLLIAPIRHIGHVEMLNDEEIITIHRLLTRAIMALNKLMHPEGFNIGVNQGKVAGAGLVDHLHYHLVPRFMGDTNFMPVLGDTKVISEALEKTYQHLKRELKRLDFLSQ, encoded by the coding sequence ATGGAAAGACTCTGGGCACCTTGGCGCATGGAGTATATCAAAAATCCGGGCAAGGAATGTTTTCTCTGTCGAGCATTAAATAATAAAGATCCCGAACAGGTTTTGATACTCGAAAGATGGGAATTTGGTTTCATCATCATGAACCGCTATCCCTATAATAATGGGCATCTGCTCATTGCACCTATCCGGCACATCGGACATGTAGAAATGCTAAATGACGAGGAGATAATCACCATTCATCGTCTCCTCACGCGGGCAATAATGGCACTAAATAAACTGATGCATCCCGAAGGGTTTAATATTGGCGTAAACCAGGGAAAGGTTGCGGGTGCCGGACTGGTTGATCATCTTCATTACCATCTCGTGCCGCGTTTCATGGGTGATACCAATTTTATGCCGGTGCTCGGTGATACAAAAGTGATATCCGAAGCTTTAGAAAAGACCTATCAACATCTTAAGCGAGAACTAAAGAGATTGGATTTTTTAAGTCAGTAA